A single window of Solenopsis invicta isolate M01_SB chromosome 3, UNIL_Sinv_3.0, whole genome shotgun sequence DNA harbors:
- the LOC120357337 gene encoding uncharacterized protein LOC120357337: MYAYVKLLEGPNRGKKIIMHTSEIKNFSKNTHKNNIKYHVEVNRKLCSGIIMLLEDSKNDIIKRLKSLKRVSSIPERLMITASSGGTSSDEIIDDSLNSKASSKNTQEKNSVTKLDKLTQSTMKDVDENVNEQSKLSGSDCWECEKYYKNLSLSKDELQKRKNKCSRHRRKYERPITPEGFWNPEFPDTQSSEPVGKCIEPVLEKGCSNSKIFQPEECFIFDLNHSESNQSGGCNNEKEITNEEHDPLQTSTCETTTDVINDVDNHDVDNHDVLDNHDVLDNHDIDNHLSEMSPHKSELFAKSLRPKSLHHFTKITATKKMCNELKLKEKVSLLREQKSKLQSRIKELHEYNNNLEGERKEMKKKLEKVTSELTNVRKLNERLQTALIDKTNECERKKLCIHYAFFRQFIKKS; encoded by the exons ATGTATGCGTATGTGAAACTCCTTGAAGGTCCCAACAgagggaaaaaaataattatgcatacttcagaaatcaaaaatttttcaaaaaacacacATAAGAACAATATCAAATATCATGTGGAGGTGAACAGAAAATTGTGCTCAggaataattatgttattagaaG actcgaaaaatgatattataaagCGACTGAAAAGTTTGAAAAGGGTGTCTAGTATTCCGGAACGCTTGATGATAACAGCATCAAGTGGTGGCACATCGTCTGATGAAATCATTGATGATTCACTGAATAGTAAGGCATCTTCGAAAAATACACAAGAAAAGAATTccgtaa cAAAACTGGATAAGTTGACGCAGTCTACAATGAAAGATGTCGATGAAAATGTTAATGAACAG AGCAAATTGAGTGGTTCGGATTGCTGGGAATGTGAAaag TATTACAAGAATTTGTCGCTGTCAAAAGACGAACTgcagaagagaaaaaataaatgctCACGACATCGACGAAAGTACGAAAGGCCAATAACACCAGAAG GATTTTGGAATCCCGAATTTCCTGACACACAGTCGTCGGAACCAGTTGGAAAATGTATAGAACCAGTACTAGAAAAAGGTTGCAGTAATTCGAAG ATTTTTCAACCTGAAGAATGCTTCATATTCGATCTCAATCATTCAGAG AGCAATCAATCGGGAGGATGCAATAATGAAAAGGAG ATTACAAATGAAGAACACGACCCATTACAA ACTTCTACATGTGAAACAACCACCGATGTAATCAATGATGTAGACAACCATGATGTAGACAACCATGATGTATTAGACAACCATGATGTATTAGACAACCATGATATAGACAACCATCTTTCAGAg atgagTCCACATAAATCTGAACTCTTTGCGAAATCTTTGCGTCCGAAATCTTTGCATCATTTTACGAAAATCACTGCAACTAAGAAAATGTGTAATGAGTTAAAG ttaaaagaaaaagtatcgtTACTTCGTGAACAAAAGTCGAAATTACAATCACGGATTAAGGAATTACACGAATATAACAACAATTTAGAGGGTGAAcgcaaagaaatgaaaaaaaagctgGAGAAAGTAACGTCTGAGTTGACAAATGTAAGAAAGTTAAACGAACGACTGCAAACAGCATTAATCGATAAAACTAACGAATGCGAAAGGAAGAAATTGTGTATACATTACGCTTTTTTCCgtcagtttataaaaaaatcctaA
- the LOC113004533 gene encoding uncharacterized protein LOC113004533: MQYKNNFPPIGTRQSTSGNKYCLSYIHIGRNEWMSEIHYNRVLNSSKIPRQFASNIILANFNDELLMTSTVTGYTTARRGKKKKCNKLDEKKLGAYEDAYKHWINNVYKTKFADTPDKDNSMREMSKFYYYVGKKLADLKKICEDTDEDQSIDEGSEDVVDDSQMNDENARLKNSDKKKKYKQKNKKQ; the protein is encoded by the exons ATGcagtacaaaaataattttccaccAATTGGGACAAGACAGTCTACTAGTGGTAATAAGTACTGCCTTTcctat ATTCACATTGGGCGAAACGAGTGGATGAGTGAAATCCACTATAACAGAGTGTTGAACTCGTCGAAAATTCCTCGCCAATTTGCAAGTAATATTATTCTTGCTAATTTCAACGATGAATTGCTCATGACTAGCACCGTTACAGGATACACTACTGCACGACgcggtaaaaaaaagaaatgcaataAACTGGATGAAAAGAAATTGGGGGCTTATGAAG aTGCATACAAGCATTGGATAAACAACGTGTATAAAACCAAATTTGCCGATACTCCTGACAAAGATAATTCTATGAGAGAAATgtcgaaattttattattatgtgggAAAAAAACTTGctgatttaaagaaaatatgtgaAGATACCGATGAAGATCAATCGATTGATGAAGGAAGCGAGGACGTTGTTGATGATTCACAGATGAATGATGAAAATGCGAGGCTAAAAAATAGTGACAAGAAAAAGAAGTATAAACAGAAAAACAAGAAACAGTAA